The Diadema setosum chromosome 4, eeDiaSeto1, whole genome shotgun sequence genome window below encodes:
- the LOC140227021 gene encoding uncharacterized protein — protein sequence MRKTYDLRRKTMPGQSQRSTSTSAQCSRPKSPVPPSTQKAAVPVPPSRQQSGDQTVMEPTLSDVQKKLIDFSSKVCAKLDDIHADISSMKKRMIDLEAAVEDNSARVLDLEKGRLPLLEEKLQKEIDSLKEKLVLSEIYQRKSNLLFYGLEKKSDENVENVLREAFVCLGLSDEEAQSVALVNAHRLPRRNDANKAPQPIIVKFVYMSQRNRVLSAFEKRPRYPVTVQPGIAQPRSRISVRTDLPPALKAERGNLAAVAYKLRKEQNLSTKIVVVGSSVLLFSKAKSATEWQPYKG from the coding sequence ATGAGGAAAACCTATGACTTGAGGCGCAAAACCATGCCTGGTCAATCTCAGCGTTCCACCAGTACCAGTGCACAGTGCTCACGCCCTAAGTCACCCGTCCCTCCATCCACGCAAAAAGCCGCAGTGCCAGTGCCACCGTCTCGCCAGCAATCTGGTGACCAAACGGTCATGGAGCCAACGCTATCAGACGTCCAGAAAAAACTCATCGACTTCTCGAGCAAGGTATGTGCCAAGCTTGATGACATTCATGCAGATATATCCTCTATGAAGAAGAGAATGATAGACCTAGAGGCTGCAGTGGAAGATAATTCTGCTCGTGTATTAGATCTGGAGAAAGGAAGGCTTCCCCTATTGGAGGAAAAACTCCAGAAGGAGATTGATTCCCTGAAAGAGAAGCTGGTGCTATCAGAGATCTACCAACGAAAGTCGAATCTCCTGTTCTACGGCTTGGAGAAAAAATCAGACGAAAATGTGGAAAACGTGCTTCGAGAAGCGTTTGTGTGTCTCGGTTTGAGCGACGAAGAAGCCCAGTCAGTTGCCCTAGTCAACGCTCACCGACTTCCGAGGCGTAACGACGCAAATAAGGCTCCCCAACCGATCATCGTGAAGTTCGTGTACATGTCCCAACGGAATCGAGTGCTCTCCGCCTTCGAAAAACGACCACGATATCCCGTAACCGTTCAACCCGGAATCGCTCAGCCCAGGTCGAGAATCAGTGTGCGCACCGACCTCCCCCCGGCTCTCAAGGCTGAGCGTGGCAACCTTGCTGCTGTCGCGTATAAGCTCAGGAAGGAACAAAATCTCTCCACCAAGATCGTTGTCGTTGGTAGCAGTGTCCTGTTATTCTCCAAAGCAAAGAGTGCTACAGAGTGGCAACCATACAAAGGATGA